In Lactococcus garvieae subsp. garvieae, the following proteins share a genomic window:
- a CDS encoding YlbF family regulator: MLIINEQLFEIDDLIDEVVKDFLELPEVAAYRDLKTTFEEDEDLQAKLQLLTENQEYIAFRPELAQLRKEILLNEKVYQLRIAENDLQELLSELTKDISSAISAHIFVDENLPLKGGSRHGRHH; the protein is encoded by the coding sequence ATGTTAATCATAAATGAACAGTTGTTTGAAATTGATGATTTAATCGATGAAGTGGTTAAGGATTTTTTGGAATTACCTGAAGTCGCTGCTTATCGTGATTTGAAAACGACTTTTGAAGAAGATGAAGACTTACAAGCTAAGCTCCAACTTCTTACAGAAAATCAGGAGTATATCGCTTTTAGGCCAGAACTGGCTCAGCTCAGAAAAGAAATCCTGCTTAATGAGAAGGTTTATCAGCTCCGTATAGCTGAAAATGATTTGCAAGAGTTGCTATCCGAGTTAACAAAAGACATCAGTTCAGCAATTTCAGCACACATTTTTGTAGATGAAAATTTACCCTTGAAAGGAGGAAGCCGTCATGGACGCCATCATTGA
- a CDS encoding YlbG family protein — translation MDAIIDKEIVTKKSEDKTVRPLEKQGRIALFVYCNSYKGNRQLSHYGDLGYTSRKAHYSLLYVNEEDVSETIKKLKALKFVKRVRPSHLKDLNQNFSEAFAETNEAIKGQLEAALGKL, via the coding sequence ATGGACGCCATCATTGATAAAGAAATAGTGACCAAGAAATCGGAAGATAAGACAGTTCGTCCGCTTGAAAAGCAAGGGAGAATTGCGCTTTTTGTCTATTGCAACTCTTACAAAGGGAACAGACAGCTTAGCCACTATGGGGATCTTGGCTATACAAGTCGCAAAGCACATTATAGCTTGCTCTATGTGAATGAAGAAGATGTTTCCGAGACAATCAAGAAACTTAAGGCACTCAAATTTGTGAAACGAGTACGCCCAAGTCATCTGAAAGATCTCAACCAGAATTTCTCTGAAGCTTTTGCGGAGACAAATGAAGCGATTAAAGGACAACTTGAAGCTGCTTTAGGCAAATTGTAA
- a CDS encoding CYTH domain-containing protein — translation MSTNLEIEHKTMLSMPEYDRLKTLFSHVTPVRQTNHYLDSQDFTLRKKKLALRIRTFDRSAEMTLKVPQQVGNIEHNIDLTLEEAQYLLAQKSITCGKTDLSEICDILVERGVDLESITLIGSLTTIRYEQHLPIGLAALDKNDYLGHTDYELELEVTDSEQGKKDFLAFLKKNHIEFRFSKSKVVRFLDCLRHLKKQ, via the coding sequence ATGTCAACAAATTTAGAAATTGAGCATAAGACGATGCTCTCTATGCCGGAGTATGACCGCTTGAAAACACTTTTTTCACATGTCACTCCGGTCCGACAGACCAACCACTATCTTGATTCTCAAGATTTTACACTGCGTAAGAAAAAGCTCGCTCTGCGTATCCGTACCTTTGATCGTTCAGCAGAAATGACACTCAAGGTTCCTCAACAGGTCGGGAATATCGAACATAATATCGATCTCACGCTTGAAGAAGCACAATATCTGCTCGCGCAAAAAAGTATCACTTGCGGTAAAACTGACCTGAGTGAAATCTGCGACATTTTAGTCGAACGTGGGGTAGATTTGGAGAGTATTACTCTGATTGGTAGTTTAACCACAATCCGCTACGAACAGCATCTCCCTATTGGTCTTGCTGCTCTGGATAAGAACGACTATCTTGGTCATACTGATTATGAGTTGGAGTTAGAGGTGACTGATAGTGAACAAGGTAAAAAAGATTTCCTTGCTTTCTTGAAAAAAAATCATATTGAATTTCGTTTTTCAAAATCAAAAGTTGTGCGCTTCTTAGACTGTTTGCGCCATCTGAAAAAGCAATAA
- a CDS encoding GTP pyrophosphokinase produces the protein MTESTATEFNWEEFLDPYVQTVGELKIKLRGVRKQFLKKKLYSPIEFVTGRVKRRDSIRKKAAMRGYTKETIREMEDIAGVRVMVQFVDDVWDVLELLRKRKDLKIIEERDYIHNQKASGYRSYHVVIEYPIDMIEGAQVVLAEIQIRTLAMNFWATIEHSLSYKYGGVIPEEVRERLSAAAQMAAQLDTEMGAIREDIQEAQLLFDDPQARLDYKKENGEDNELW, from the coding sequence ATGACTGAAAGTACAGCAACTGAATTTAACTGGGAAGAATTTCTTGATCCTTATGTCCAAACGGTTGGGGAACTGAAAATCAAACTTCGTGGTGTGCGTAAGCAATTTTTAAAGAAAAAACTTTACTCACCGATTGAGTTTGTCACGGGGCGCGTGAAGCGACGTGATTCGATTCGGAAGAAAGCAGCCATGCGAGGTTATACGAAAGAAACAATCCGGGAAATGGAAGATATTGCTGGTGTGCGTGTCATGGTGCAGTTTGTTGATGACGTCTGGGATGTTTTAGAGCTTTTACGAAAACGTAAAGACTTAAAAATTATCGAAGAGCGGGACTATATCCATAACCAAAAAGCAAGCGGATATCGTTCATATCACGTGGTTATTGAGTATCCGATTGATATGATTGAAGGCGCTCAAGTGGTGCTTGCCGAAATTCAAATCCGGACCTTGGCAATGAATTTTTGGGCAACGATTGAACATTCCTTAAGTTATAAATATGGTGGGGTGATCCCTGAGGAAGTCCGAGAGCGCTTGAGCGCTGCGGCGCAGATGGCTGCGCAGTTGGATACGGAAATGGGTGCGATTCGTGAAGATATTCAAGAAGCCCAATTGCTTTTTGATGACCCACAAGCAAGACTGGACTACAAGAAAGAAAACGGAGAAGACAATGAGCTCTGGTAA
- a CDS encoding NAD kinase has product MSSGKKIWLVGNSSEKSQKTLLELTALLQSKNFKFEKENPEIVISVGGDGTLLKAMHLYENKLDKIRFVGVHTGHLGFYTDFMNTDLDKVALALESETAEHAVHYPLLRIRVKFQDGSEMLHYALNESTIRRTSKTLVADIRISDFLFEKFRGDGLSVSTPTGSTAYNKSIGGAVLHPRVEAMQMAEIASLNNIVYRTLGAPMVVAKKDSIIICPEDVEDYSVTVDQLTFNYEKIEAIEYSMDGKTIAFANCAHTSFWERVKNAFIGEVE; this is encoded by the coding sequence ATGAGCTCTGGTAAAAAGATCTGGTTGGTAGGGAATTCAAGTGAAAAATCACAAAAGACGCTGTTAGAACTAACAGCGCTTTTGCAGTCAAAAAATTTCAAGTTTGAAAAGGAAAATCCAGAAATTGTTATTTCAGTCGGAGGAGATGGTACGCTCCTCAAAGCCATGCACCTCTATGAGAACAAGCTGGATAAGATTCGTTTTGTCGGCGTTCATACGGGACATCTGGGCTTTTATACCGACTTTATGAACACCGATCTTGATAAGGTGGCGCTTGCCCTAGAGTCTGAAACAGCTGAGCATGCGGTCCATTATCCCCTTTTGCGGATACGTGTGAAATTTCAGGACGGTTCAGAAATGCTCCACTATGCACTGAACGAATCGACGATTCGTCGAACGTCTAAGACTTTAGTTGCGGATATCAGGATTTCGGATTTTCTCTTTGAAAAATTTCGAGGCGATGGCTTATCTGTATCCACACCAACGGGATCAACAGCATATAATAAATCTATTGGTGGCGCCGTTTTACATCCGCGTGTGGAAGCCATGCAGATGGCCGAAATAGCCAGTCTTAATAATATTGTTTATCGGACATTAGGGGCACCAATGGTTGTTGCGAAGAAAGACAGTATTATTATCTGTCCAGAAGATGTTGAGGATTATAGTGTTACTGTTGACCAGCTGACCTTCAACTACGAAAAAATTGAAGCCATCGAGTACAGCATGGATGGTAAAACTATCGCTTTTGCAAATTGTGCCCATACAAGCTTTTGGGAACGTGTCAAAAATGCATTTATCGGCGAGGTGGAATAA
- a CDS encoding RluA family pseudouridine synthase codes for MEFSFTNTIDGSTVKALLKRHGVSKRFLSHIKFDGGEILVNGMERNVLFPLQVDDVVTIVTPIEQGTDLLIPEDIDPEVVFEDDHYLIVNKPAGRTSITGRLHPTGAMSNIVKGYIVRKKYEDQMVHIITRLDRDTSGLMIFAKHSLAHSLIVHPKYKDSVTKRYYAIIHADENLPKTGEINLPIGRVETSIIERRVHPEGKEARTSYEVVAEKNGLMQLDVVLHTGRTHQIRVHFSHLGHILVGDELYGGNHELIDRQALHCHHLQFVHPFTDELIDIELEMPEDMQKLMR; via the coding sequence GTGGAATTTTCATTTACAAATACAATTGATGGAAGTACGGTAAAGGCCCTACTTAAACGTCATGGCGTTTCCAAGCGCTTCCTTTCACATATTAAATTTGACGGCGGTGAGATTTTAGTGAATGGTATGGAGCGTAATGTTCTCTTTCCTTTACAAGTGGATGATGTTGTTACGATTGTTACACCTATCGAGCAAGGTACTGATTTATTGATTCCTGAAGATATTGACCCAGAAGTCGTTTTTGAAGACGATCATTATTTGATTGTGAACAAACCTGCAGGACGCACTTCAATTACAGGGCGTTTACACCCGACAGGAGCTATGTCTAACATTGTAAAGGGTTATATCGTACGAAAGAAATACGAGGACCAAATGGTACACATCATTACACGATTGGACCGTGATACGAGTGGCTTGATGATTTTTGCTAAACATAGTTTGGCTCACTCTCTCATCGTACACCCTAAATATAAGGACAGTGTGACCAAACGCTATTATGCCATTATTCATGCAGACGAGAACTTGCCCAAAACAGGGGAAATTAATTTGCCTATCGGTCGGGTTGAAACATCAATCATTGAGCGACGTGTGCATCCTGAAGGGAAAGAAGCCAGAACAAGTTATGAAGTTGTTGCAGAGAAAAATGGCTTGATGCAGCTAGATGTCGTTTTACATACCGGCCGTACACACCAGATTCGTGTTCATTTTTCACATCTGGGGCATATTCTTGTCGGGGACGAACTTTATGGCGGCAATCATGAGCTTATTGATCGTCAAGCTCTCCATTGTCATCATTTACAATTTGTCCATCCCTTTACAGACGAATTGATTGATATTGAGTTAGAAATGCCTGAAGATATGCAAAAACTGATGCGTTAG
- a CDS encoding peptidylprolyl isomerase: MENKKNTNIIFGGLLVLIVVIIGGLLYFANSSDSKTDAKNDLQSVELPQLSKEVGKDEAEVQIQTTAGNINIKLFPKLAPMAVENFLTLAKEGYYKNNEFFRVINDFMIQTGDPSNKGTGSKSVVNNNKPFATEISNQLYHIRGAVSLANSGPGETSSSQFFIVQNPQAAEQGLSTSKYPEKIIDAYKKGGSPFLDGQYTVFGQVISGMDVVDKIAAGKVEANPNNPQEESSPVNPEKITGVKIIKGWDFKK; encoded by the coding sequence ATGGAAAATAAAAAAAATACGAATATTATCTTTGGAGGATTGTTGGTCCTCATCGTTGTTATCATTGGTGGTCTTCTTTACTTTGCGAACAGTTCTGACAGCAAGACAGATGCAAAAAATGATTTGCAAAGTGTTGAACTCCCTCAGTTGTCGAAAGAAGTGGGCAAGGATGAAGCTGAAGTTCAAATTCAAACGACAGCTGGGAACATCAATATTAAGCTCTTCCCTAAATTGGCACCAATGGCTGTCGAAAACTTCTTGACTTTGGCCAAGGAAGGTTACTATAAAAACAATGAATTCTTCCGTGTCATTAATGATTTCATGATTCAAACCGGTGACCCAAGCAATAAGGGAACTGGAAGTAAATCTGTAGTCAACAACAACAAACCATTTGCTACGGAGATTTCAAATCAGCTTTATCATATTCGCGGCGCAGTTTCTTTGGCAAACAGTGGTCCTGGAGAGACAAGCAGTTCGCAATTCTTTATCGTCCAAAATCCTCAAGCAGCTGAGCAAGGCTTAAGTACAAGCAAATATCCCGAAAAGATTATCGATGCTTATAAAAAAGGGGGCTCACCTTTCCTTGACGGACAATACACGGTCTTTGGACAAGTGATTTCAGGTATGGATGTTGTGGATAAAATTGCTGCAGGAAAAGTGGAAGCGAACCCAAATAACCCACAAGAAGAATCATCTCCTGTCAATCCAGAAAAAATTACTGGCGTTAAAATTATCAAAGGTTGGGACTTTAAAAAATAA
- a CDS encoding amino acid permease encodes MKNENQVKRNLKQRHITMIALGGTIGTGLFLTSGATISQAGPFGAVLAYIFVGIMVYFVMTSLGEMATYLPTSGSFTDYGARFVDPAFGFALGWNYWINGAITIAVDLTTAGLITQFWFPQVPSWIFSGVATVLIFAINIMAVRAFGETEYWLSIIKLITIIVFLAVGVLTIIGIFGNHIDVVGNLTAGNHGFTGGVTGFVGVLLIAGFSFQGTELLGVTAGESENPEKSIPKAMNSIFWRILLFYIFTIIVIAAIINYKDPRLLNPDSTAVMSPFTIVFKNIGLAVAASLMNAVILTSVISSANSVMYASTRILYSLGKKEGAPRQFSKIAKNGIPINALLATTAVCVVAFLTGIFGTQIYLLLVDLSSLTGFIAWLGISISHIRFRRAFLAQGGDLSSLPYQAKWFPFGPILSLIMTAMIVVNLDPAMLFSSHWGEGLAMYAAIPLFLALYFGYKWKYNTKLVPLKAVDLSREK; translated from the coding sequence ATGAAAAATGAAAATCAAGTAAAGCGCAATTTAAAACAAAGACACATCACCATGATTGCGCTTGGTGGCACGATAGGAACAGGCTTGTTCCTAACCTCAGGAGCGACTATTAGTCAGGCTGGACCTTTTGGAGCAGTACTGGCTTATATCTTTGTCGGGATTATGGTTTATTTTGTCATGACCTCTTTAGGAGAGATGGCCACTTATTTACCCACATCAGGCTCTTTTACAGATTATGGGGCACGCTTTGTGGATCCAGCTTTTGGCTTTGCCTTGGGCTGGAACTATTGGATAAACGGTGCAATTACGATTGCGGTTGATTTGACAACGGCAGGATTAATTACTCAATTTTGGTTCCCTCAGGTCCCTTCGTGGATATTCTCTGGTGTAGCCACAGTTCTTATTTTTGCGATTAATATCATGGCGGTACGCGCTTTTGGGGAAACAGAATATTGGCTCTCCATTATCAAGTTGATTACAATTATTGTCTTTTTGGCTGTTGGGGTGTTAACCATTATCGGAATTTTTGGAAATCATATTGATGTTGTTGGTAATCTAACAGCGGGGAATCACGGATTTACTGGTGGGGTGACCGGATTTGTTGGTGTTTTACTCATCGCTGGCTTTTCTTTTCAGGGCACAGAACTTCTGGGAGTTACAGCAGGTGAATCAGAAAATCCTGAGAAAAGTATTCCCAAAGCGATGAACTCTATCTTTTGGCGCATTCTTCTTTTCTATATTTTTACGATTATTGTTATTGCAGCTATTATTAATTACAAAGACCCACGCTTGCTTAACCCTGATTCGACAGCGGTTATGAGTCCTTTTACTATTGTTTTTAAGAATATTGGTTTGGCCGTAGCAGCGAGTCTAATGAATGCTGTGATTTTAACATCGGTTATCTCCTCAGCAAACTCAGTCATGTACGCTTCAACACGTATCCTCTACTCTTTGGGTAAAAAAGAAGGCGCGCCACGTCAGTTCTCAAAGATAGCCAAAAACGGTATTCCTATCAATGCTTTATTGGCAACGACAGCGGTCTGTGTGGTCGCATTTTTAACAGGAATTTTCGGCACACAAATTTATCTTTTGCTTGTGGACCTGTCAAGTTTGACCGGATTTATTGCATGGCTTGGGATATCTATCAGTCACATTCGTTTCCGTCGGGCTTTCTTGGCTCAAGGTGGCGATTTGAGCAGTTTGCCTTATCAAGCAAAATGGTTTCCCTTTGGCCCCATCTTGTCTCTCATCATGACGGCAATGATTGTTGTTAATTTAGACCCAGCTATGCTTTTCAGTAGTCACTGGGGTGAAGGCTTGGCCATGTATGCCGCAATACCACTTTTCTTGGCCCTATACTTTGGATATAAATGGAAGTACAATACAAAATTAGTGCCACTCAAAGCGGTAGATTTGAGCCGGGAGAAATGA
- a CDS encoding transporter substrate-binding domain-containing protein, whose amino-acid sequence MKKIKFYLLPFLLLFIFMSLTACGVNTKKNTWQKIEESKTITIGYEADFAPLTSRQESGKPEGFNVALAEAIFASYNIKVDWKALDWSAKEKALKEGEVDLIWGPYTANKTREKTLLFSQPYHTGNLVLLVPKEAELYNIGDMHGQAVGGQKASAAYDLFSEYPQILKNIVKENLMFLYNQPSNAIAALQAGEIQAVLLDKDYTQTYLRHHQLEGLYNILETPYPQVEYAVAARKKDTELMDKVNQGLQALQQSGEFSKLSKQWFLP is encoded by the coding sequence ATGAAGAAAATCAAATTCTACCTGCTTCCCTTCCTCTTGTTATTTATTTTTATGAGCTTGACGGCTTGTGGGGTAAACACGAAGAAAAATACATGGCAAAAGATTGAAGAAAGCAAGACGATTACTATTGGTTATGAGGCAGACTTTGCGCCTCTAACTTCAAGGCAAGAGAGTGGAAAACCTGAAGGTTTCAATGTAGCTCTAGCAGAGGCAATCTTTGCTTCTTATAATATAAAGGTTGACTGGAAAGCATTGGACTGGTCGGCCAAAGAAAAAGCCTTGAAAGAAGGAGAGGTTGATCTGATTTGGGGCCCTTATACAGCAAATAAGACAAGGGAAAAGACCCTTTTATTTAGTCAACCTTACCACACGGGAAATTTGGTGTTGCTTGTCCCTAAAGAAGCAGAACTTTATAATATTGGCGATATGCATGGTCAAGCAGTTGGTGGGCAAAAAGCTTCAGCAGCTTATGATTTGTTTAGCGAGTATCCACAGATTTTAAAAAATATTGTCAAAGAAAATCTGATGTTTCTCTACAACCAGCCGAGCAATGCCATCGCCGCCTTGCAGGCAGGTGAAATTCAAGCTGTTCTTTTAGATAAGGACTATACTCAAACTTATCTTCGTCATCATCAGCTTGAAGGATTATATAATATTCTAGAAACGCCTTATCCACAAGTTGAGTATGCCGTAGCAGCACGAAAGAAAGATACTGAATTAATGGATAAAGTCAACCAAGGCTTACAAGCCCTTCAGCAGTCGGGTGAATTTAGCAAACTCTCTAAGCAGTGGTTTCTTCCTTAA
- a CDS encoding NADPH-dependent FMN reductase has product MKFIAIVGTNASFSYNRKLLWYMKKHFINEAEIEVIEIAGLPLFSEDSMDLPDRIREIAEAIEAADGLIISTPEYDHAITAALKSLLEWLSWGALQPIINTPVMIVGASLGKQGSVFAQENLRQILQSPGLEAFVLPANQFLLSHAADAFDVSGNLIDRQTISWLEHCFRNFCRYSENLQPLRALIETDADTGASEYE; this is encoded by the coding sequence ATGAAATTTATTGCAATAGTAGGAACCAATGCCAGCTTTTCTTACAATAGAAAGTTGCTCTGGTATATGAAGAAACATTTTATTAATGAAGCTGAGATTGAAGTTATCGAGATAGCAGGCTTACCCTTGTTTTCGGAAGACAGCATGGACTTGCCCGACAGAATCCGTGAAATCGCTGAAGCCATTGAAGCCGCAGATGGCTTGATTATTTCTACTCCGGAGTACGATCATGCCATTACTGCGGCCTTGAAGTCTTTGCTGGAATGGCTCTCTTGGGGAGCATTGCAACCCATTATTAATACACCGGTTATGATTGTAGGCGCTTCTCTAGGAAAGCAGGGGTCTGTTTTTGCACAGGAAAATCTCAGACAAATCCTCCAATCCCCCGGATTGGAAGCCTTTGTCTTACCCGCTAACCAATTTTTATTGAGTCATGCGGCTGATGCTTTCGATGTCTCAGGAAATTTAATTGACAGACAAACGATTTCTTGGTTGGAACATTGTTTCAGAAACTTTTGCCGTTACAGCGAGAACTTGCAGCCTTTACGCGCGCTGATAGAAACAGATGCGGATACTGGAGCATCGGAGTATGAGTGA